The Pseudomonas fluorescens genome includes a window with the following:
- a CDS encoding proline--tRNA ligase, translating into MRTSQYLLATQKETPSDAVVISHQLMLRAGMIRKLASGLYTWLPMGLRVMRKVEAIVREEMDAAGSLEVLMPSTQPAELWQESGRWEEYGPELLRIKDRHGRDFCAGPTHEEVITDLMRNELSSYKQLPINLYQIQTKFRDEIRPRFGLMRGREFIMKDAYSFHTDLASLQVTYDRMHQAYCNVFTRLGLKFRPVEADNGSIGGAGSHEFHVLAESGEDDIVFSNGSDYAANIEKAEAVPRETSRAAPTEELRLVDTPNAKTIAQLVEGYNLPIERTIKTLIVRAEEAGKLIALIIRGDHELNEIKAANQPGVASPLVMATEAELRDAIGAGAGSLGPLNLPLPIIIDRSVELMSDFAIGANIDDKHYFGVNWERDLPVPTVADLRNVVAGDPSPDGKGTLEIKRGIEVGHIFQLGNKYSKAMKCEVLGENGKPVTLEMGCYGIGVSRVVAAAIEQNNDEKGIIWSDTLAPFQIALVPLRYETDLVREATDKLYAELTAAGFEVLLDDRDKKTSPGIKFADMELIGIPHRIVVSDRGLAEGNLEYKSRTEAEPQALPVADVLSFLQARIRR; encoded by the coding sequence ATGCGCACCAGTCAATATTTGCTCGCCACACAGAAAGAAACGCCTTCCGACGCCGTCGTGATCAGCCATCAGTTGATGCTGCGTGCCGGCATGATCCGCAAACTCGCCTCGGGCCTCTACACCTGGCTGCCAATGGGCCTGCGGGTCATGCGCAAGGTTGAAGCCATCGTTCGCGAAGAGATGGACGCTGCCGGCTCCCTGGAAGTGTTGATGCCGAGCACCCAACCGGCCGAGCTGTGGCAGGAATCGGGGCGCTGGGAAGAATACGGCCCTGAGCTGCTGCGCATCAAAGACCGTCACGGGCGCGACTTCTGTGCAGGCCCGACTCACGAAGAAGTGATCACCGACCTGATGCGCAACGAGTTGAGCAGCTACAAGCAGCTGCCGATCAACCTGTATCAGATCCAGACCAAATTCCGTGACGAAATCCGTCCACGCTTCGGCCTGATGCGCGGTCGCGAATTCATCATGAAGGACGCCTACTCGTTCCACACCGACCTGGCCTCGCTGCAAGTCACCTACGACCGCATGCACCAGGCATATTGCAACGTGTTCACCCGCCTGGGCCTGAAGTTCCGTCCGGTTGAAGCCGACAACGGCTCCATCGGCGGTGCCGGCTCCCACGAGTTCCACGTACTGGCCGAGTCTGGCGAAGACGACATCGTCTTCAGCAATGGCTCCGACTACGCCGCCAACATCGAGAAAGCCGAAGCCGTGCCACGGGAAACCTCCCGCGCCGCGCCGACCGAAGAGTTGCGCCTGGTGGACACGCCGAACGCCAAGACCATTGCCCAACTGGTGGAAGGCTACAACCTGCCAATCGAACGCACCATCAAGACATTGATCGTGCGGGCCGAAGAAGCCGGCAAGCTGATCGCCCTGATCATCCGTGGCGATCACGAGCTGAACGAAATCAAGGCCGCCAACCAGCCAGGCGTCGCCAGCCCGCTGGTCATGGCTACCGAAGCCGAACTGCGCGACGCCATCGGCGCCGGTGCCGGTTCCCTCGGCCCGCTGAACCTGCCGCTGCCGATCATCATCGACCGCTCGGTGGAGTTGATGAGCGACTTCGCCATCGGCGCCAACATCGACGACAAACACTACTTCGGCGTGAACTGGGAACGCGACCTGCCGGTCCCAACCGTCGCGGACCTGCGCAACGTCGTGGCCGGCGACCCGAGCCCGGACGGCAAGGGCACCCTGGAAATCAAGCGCGGCATCGAAGTCGGGCACATCTTCCAGCTGGGCAACAAGTACAGCAAGGCGATGAAGTGCGAAGTACTGGGCGAGAACGGCAAGCCGGTCACCCTGGAAATGGGCTGCTACGGCATCGGTGTTTCTCGCGTGGTAGCTGCCGCCATCGAGCAGAACAACGACGAGAAAGGCATCATCTGGAGCGACACGCTGGCGCCTTTCCAGATTGCCCTGGTGCCGCTGCGCTATGAAACCGACCTGGTGCGTGAAGCCACCGACAAGCTCTACGCCGAACTGACGGCCGCCGGCTTTGAAGTGCTGCTGGACGACCGCGACAAGAAAACCAGCCCCGGCATCAAGTTCGCGGACATGGAACTGATCGGCATCCCGCATCGGATCGTCGTCAGTGACCGTGGCCTGGCCGAAGGCAACCTGGAATACAAGAGCCGCACCGAAGCCGAGCCGCAAGCGCTGCCGGTCGCCGACGTGCTGTCGTTCCTCCAGGCCCGTATCCGCCGCTGA
- the dinB gene encoding DNA polymerase IV, with the protein MTQRKIIHVDCDCFYAAIEMRDDPRLAGKPLAVGGSADRRGVIATCNYEARAYGVRSAMSSGHALKLCPDLTIVKPRMDAYREASKEIHTIFSDYTDLIEPLSLDEAYLDVSASAHFGGSATRIAQDIRRRVSNQLHITVSAGVAPNKFLAKIASDWKKPNGLFVITPDQVEDFVSALPVSKLHGVGKVTADKLNRLGIVDCLQLRQWDKLALVREFGSFGERLWSLARGIDERLVHNDSRRQSISVENTYDVDLPDLVSCLDKLPELMETLSGRMARIDSSYRPGKPFVKVKFHDFTQTTLEQAGAGRDLGSYQLLLTQAFNRGGKPVRLLGIGVRLEDLRGGFEQLELFER; encoded by the coding sequence ATGACGCAACGTAAGATCATTCATGTCGACTGTGACTGTTTCTATGCCGCTATCGAAATGCGCGATGACCCGCGGCTGGCCGGCAAGCCCTTGGCGGTGGGAGGCTCGGCGGATCGGCGGGGCGTGATTGCCACCTGTAACTACGAAGCGCGGGCCTATGGGGTGCGCTCGGCCATGTCCTCCGGCCACGCCTTGAAGCTTTGCCCGGACCTCACCATCGTCAAGCCACGAATGGATGCCTATCGGGAAGCGTCGAAGGAAATTCATACGATTTTCAGCGATTACACTGACCTGATCGAGCCGCTGTCGCTGGACGAGGCCTACCTGGACGTCTCCGCCAGCGCCCATTTCGGTGGCAGCGCCACGCGCATCGCCCAGGACATTCGCCGGCGGGTTTCCAACCAGTTGCACATCACGGTGTCGGCAGGCGTCGCGCCGAACAAGTTCCTGGCCAAGATCGCCAGCGACTGGAAGAAGCCCAACGGGTTGTTCGTCATCACCCCCGACCAAGTCGAGGATTTTGTCTCGGCCCTGCCGGTCAGCAAGCTTCACGGTGTTGGAAAGGTCACCGCCGATAAGCTGAACCGGCTTGGCATCGTCGATTGCCTGCAGTTGCGCCAATGGGACAAGTTGGCGCTGGTGCGCGAATTCGGCAGTTTCGGTGAGCGGCTCTGGAGCCTGGCTCGTGGGATCGATGAGCGGCTGGTGCACAACGACAGCCGACGGCAGTCCATCAGTGTGGAAAACACTTACGATGTCGACCTGCCTGACCTGGTGAGTTGCCTCGACAAACTGCCGGAACTGATGGAAACCCTCAGCGGACGCATGGCGCGGATCGACAGCAGTTATCGACCGGGCAAGCCGTTCGTCAAAGTGAAATTCCACGACTTCACCCAGACCACACTGGAACAGGCCGGGGCAGGGCGGGACCTGGGCAGCTACCAGTTGCTGTTGACCCAGGCGTTCAACCGGGGCGGCAAGCCGGTGCGGTTATTGGGGATCGGGGTGCGGCTGGAGGATTTGCGCGGTGGGTTTGAGCAGTTGGAGTTGTTTGAGCGGTGA
- the mprF gene encoding bifunctional lysylphosphatidylglycerol flippase/synthetase MprF: protein MRAHSSDPQDPVTATQPIKAERLRWLDRISQYRQPIGLAVTLLLFAIALIACRHLLSELDLYALHDSILEVPRPALLGAIAATVAGFIILLGYEWSASRYAGVTLPPQTMVLGGFTAFAIGNAIGLSLLSGGSVRYRLYARHGLGASDVAHMTLFASLSLGCALPPLAALATLSNLPAASAALHLPATLLGAISVAVLLLTSVLAIGIYRRRLPEQPHRDSLLVKAGRRTLRLPGRRLTFLQLVITALDVAAAATVLYLLLPEAPPFGAFLLVYLLALAAGVLSHVPGGVGVFEAILLAAFADKLGAAPLAAALLLYRLIYVLLPMLVACVLLLINEAQRLFQTRQSLRAASGFAAPILAVLVFLSGVVLLFSGVTPEIDTRLEHIGFLIPHRLVDASHFGASLVGVLCLLLAQGLRRRLSAAWMLTTVLLLVGALLSLLKGFDWEEATLLTLTAALLAVFRRSFYRPSRLTELPFSPLFLIASICVLGASIWLLLFAYQDVPYSHQLWWQFTLDADAPRGLRSLLGAAVLLVMVSLTWLLRTARPVIHVPTAEELERAKTILMASSQPDGGLALTGDKALLFHPNDEAFLMYARRGRSLVALYDPIGPTQQRAEMIWQFRDLCDIHHARPVFYQVRAENLPYYMDIGLTAIKLGEEARVDLKRFDLEAKGKEMKDLRYTWNRGTRDGLSLEIHEPGQAPMDELKVISDAWLTGKNVREKGFSLGRFSDDYLKHFRIAVIRFEGRPVAFANLLETHSHELASLDLMRAHPEAPKLTMEFMMVGLIQHYKNHDYARFSLGMVPLSGLQPRRGAPLTQRLGSMVFRRGEQLYNFQGLRRFKDKFQPDWEPRYMAVPAGLDPLVALADTAALIAGGLTGLVKR from the coding sequence ATGCGCGCCCACTCGTCTGACCCGCAAGACCCTGTTACTGCGACACAACCGATCAAAGCCGAACGATTGCGCTGGCTGGATCGGATCAGTCAATACCGCCAGCCTATTGGTCTCGCGGTCACGTTGCTACTGTTTGCGATCGCCTTGATTGCCTGTCGCCACTTGCTGAGCGAGCTCGATCTTTACGCCCTGCACGATTCAATTCTGGAAGTGCCACGACCGGCCCTGCTGGGCGCGATCGCCGCCACGGTAGCCGGCTTCATCATTCTTTTGGGCTACGAATGGTCCGCCAGCCGTTATGCCGGGGTGACACTGCCGCCACAAACCATGGTCCTGGGTGGGTTCACCGCGTTCGCCATCGGCAACGCCATTGGCCTGTCACTGCTGTCGGGCGGCTCTGTTCGCTACCGTCTGTATGCGCGTCATGGCCTGGGGGCCTCGGATGTCGCCCACATGACGCTGTTCGCCAGCCTGTCCCTGGGCTGCGCGTTGCCGCCGTTGGCGGCCCTGGCGACGCTCAGCAACCTGCCCGCCGCGTCCGCCGCGCTGCACCTGCCTGCGACTTTGCTGGGGGCCATTTCCGTGGCGGTGCTGCTGCTCACCAGCGTGTTGGCCATCGGCATTTACCGCAGACGCCTGCCGGAACAGCCTCATCGTGACAGCCTGCTGGTAAAAGCCGGACGCCGCACACTGCGCCTGCCGGGCCGACGCCTGACCTTTCTGCAACTGGTGATCACCGCGCTGGATGTCGCCGCAGCCGCCACCGTGTTGTATCTGTTGCTGCCCGAAGCGCCGCCGTTTGGCGCCTTCCTGCTGGTGTACCTGCTGGCGTTGGCTGCTGGGGTGCTCAGCCATGTACCGGGCGGTGTCGGCGTGTTCGAAGCGATCCTGCTGGCCGCGTTCGCCGACAAACTCGGGGCCGCGCCACTGGCCGCCGCGCTGTTGCTGTATCGCTTGATCTATGTGCTGTTGCCGATGCTGGTGGCCTGCGTACTGTTGCTGATCAATGAAGCGCAACGGCTGTTCCAGACGCGCCAGAGCCTGCGGGCGGCATCGGGTTTCGCTGCGCCGATCCTGGCGGTGCTGGTGTTTCTTTCGGGCGTGGTGCTGCTGTTTTCCGGGGTGACACCGGAAATCGACACCCGCCTTGAGCACATCGGCTTCCTGATCCCTCATCGGCTGGTCGACGCTTCGCACTTCGGCGCCAGCCTGGTGGGCGTGTTGTGCCTGTTGCTCGCCCAAGGCTTGCGCCGTCGCCTGTCAGCCGCCTGGATGCTGACCACGGTCTTGCTCCTGGTGGGCGCCCTGCTCTCTCTGCTCAAGGGCTTCGACTGGGAAGAAGCCACGTTACTGACCCTGACGGCCGCCCTGCTGGCGGTGTTCCGGCGTTCCTTTTATCGTCCCAGCCGCCTGACTGAACTGCCCTTTTCCCCACTGTTCCTGATCGCCAGTATCTGCGTGCTGGGCGCGTCGATCTGGCTGCTGCTGTTTGCTTACCAGGACGTGCCCTACAGCCATCAACTCTGGTGGCAGTTCACCCTCGATGCCGACGCCCCGCGCGGCCTGCGCTCGCTGCTGGGCGCCGCGGTCCTGCTGGTGATGGTATCCCTGACCTGGCTGTTGCGTACCGCGCGGCCGGTGATCCACGTGCCAACGGCTGAAGAGCTGGAGCGGGCCAAAACGATCCTCATGGCATCGTCGCAACCCGACGGCGGCCTGGCCCTGACCGGTGACAAAGCGTTGCTGTTTCACCCCAACGACGAAGCGTTCCTGATGTACGCCCGCCGTGGTCGCAGCCTGGTGGCGCTGTACGATCCGATCGGTCCTACCCAGCAACGGGCTGAAATGATCTGGCAGTTCCGCGACCTGTGTGACATCCACCATGCCCGCCCCGTGTTCTATCAGGTACGTGCCGAGAACCTGCCGTACTACATGGACATCGGCCTGACAGCCATCAAGCTGGGCGAGGAAGCACGGGTCGACCTCAAGCGTTTCGATCTCGAAGCCAAGGGCAAAGAGATGAAGGATTTGCGCTACACCTGGAACCGCGGCACCCGTGACGGCCTGTCGCTGGAGATCCACGAACCGGGCCAGGCGCCGATGGATGAGCTCAAGGTCATTTCCGATGCCTGGCTGACCGGCAAGAACGTGCGTGAGAAAGGTTTCTCCCTGGGCCGTTTCAGTGATGACTACCTCAAGCATTTCCGCATCGCCGTGATTCGTTTCGAGGGCCGGCCGGTGGCGTTCGCCAACCTGCTGGAAACCCACAGCCACGAACTGGCCAGCCTCGACCTGATGCGCGCCCACCCCGAGGCCCCGAAACTGACCATGGAGTTCATGATGGTCGGTCTCATCCAGCATTATAAAAATCATGACTACGCCCGCTTCAGCCTCGGCATGGTCCCGCTGTCAGGCCTGCAACCGCGTCGCGGCGCACCATTGACCCAACGCCTGGGTTCGATGGTGTTCCGCCGTGGCGAGCAGCTCTATAACTTCCAGGGGCTGCGCCGCTTCAAAGACAAATTCCAGCCTGACTGGGAACCTCGCTACATGGCCGTGCCCGCCGGACTCGATCCGCTGGTGGCGCTGGCTGATACCGCCGCCCTGATTGCAGGCGGCCTGACTGGATTGGTGAAACGCTGA
- a CDS encoding virulence factor family protein produces MMQRSWRYVVAALLVLAVILGGGYWYWNRPAPQPTLEQLAPTDGVAMTRVIPGTKPRAQVLVAVNEDQKLSDTQLTTLSRSGSAQIVQVILPKDCLLQGRALQTGLRQLQGPATLVSGIGPGAVLAWRWLAEQKDDKAKAVSVDLALEKPGCTHLLPKSAAHGHWLVAWNDNPDDTSAGFVRDQSNAETSISDYDINLPQVLNNELRKILVGTDKAKGGLSIPVVEVPASQTRDTVTLFLSGDGGWRDLDRDVADEMAKIGYPVVGIDTLRYYWQHKSPEQSAADLTELMQHYRQVWGTKRFILTGYSFGADVLPAIYNRLPATEQQRVDAIILLAFARTGSFEIEVEGWLGNAGTEAATGPEMAKLPAEKVVCIYGGEEADESGCTDKTAVGEAIKLPGGHHFDENYPALAKRLIDEINKRQNKTAEQ; encoded by the coding sequence ATGATGCAACGCTCCTGGCGATACGTAGTGGCCGCCCTGCTGGTGCTGGCGGTGATTCTCGGTGGTGGTTACTGGTACTGGAACCGCCCGGCCCCGCAACCGACCCTGGAACAACTGGCGCCCACCGATGGCGTAGCGATGACTCGGGTCATCCCCGGCACCAAGCCGCGCGCCCAGGTACTGGTGGCGGTCAATGAAGACCAGAAGCTCAGCGACACGCAGTTGACGACCCTCAGCCGCAGCGGCTCGGCACAGATCGTTCAGGTGATCCTGCCCAAGGACTGCCTGTTGCAAGGTCGCGCCCTGCAGACGGGTCTGCGGCAGCTCCAAGGGCCAGCCACGCTGGTCAGCGGCATCGGCCCTGGCGCTGTGCTGGCCTGGCGCTGGCTGGCCGAGCAGAAGGATGACAAGGCCAAGGCCGTGTCGGTGGACCTGGCCCTGGAAAAACCCGGCTGCACACACTTGCTGCCCAAAAGCGCAGCCCACGGCCACTGGCTGGTGGCCTGGAACGATAACCCCGACGACACCAGCGCCGGCTTCGTACGCGATCAGTCGAATGCCGAGACCAGCATCAGCGACTACGACATCAATCTGCCACAAGTCCTGAACAACGAGCTGCGCAAGATCCTGGTCGGCACCGACAAGGCCAAGGGCGGCCTGAGCATCCCGGTGGTGGAAGTCCCAGCCAGCCAGACGCGGGATACCGTGACCCTGTTTCTCTCCGGAGACGGCGGCTGGCGTGACCTGGACCGCGACGTGGCCGATGAAATGGCCAAGATTGGCTACCCAGTGGTCGGCATCGACACCCTGCGCTACTACTGGCAGCACAAGAGCCCGGAACAAAGCGCGGCGGATCTGACCGAACTGATGCAGCACTACCGTCAGGTCTGGGGCACCAAGCGCTTCATCCTGACCGGCTACTCCTTCGGTGCCGACGTGTTGCCAGCCATCTACAATCGTCTGCCAGCCACCGAACAACAGCGGGTCGATGCGATCATCCTGCTGGCTTTCGCCCGCACCGGCAGCTTCGAGATCGAAGTCGAAGGCTGGCTCGGCAACGCCGGCACCGAAGCCGCCACCGGCCCGGAAATGGCCAAGCTGCCAGCCGAGAAAGTGGTGTGCATCTACGGCGGTGAAGAAGCCGACGAAAGCGGCTGCACCGACAAGACTGCCGTGGGTGAAGCCATCAAATTGCCTGGCGGCCACCACTTCGACGAAAACTACCCGGCCCTGGCCAAGCGCCTGATCGATGAGATCAACAAGCGACAGAACAAGACAGCCGAACAGTAA
- a CDS encoding potassium transporter Kup, whose product MLVAAVGVVYGDIGTSPLYTLKEVFSGAYGVPVNHDGVLGILSLIFWSLIWVVSIKYMMFVLRADNQGEGGIMALTALARRAAAGRARLRKLLVVCGLIGAALFYGDSMITPAISVLSAIEGLGLAFEGIDHWVVPLSLVVLVGLFLIQRHGTARIGTLFGPIMVTWFLVLGALGVYGIAQHPEVLQAVNPVWAVRFFIVHPGMGVAILGAVVLALTGAEALYADMGHFGRKPIARAWFILVLPALVLNYFGQGALLLGDPEAARNPFYLLAPSWALLPLVGLSTLATVIASQAVISGAFSLTRQAIQLGYIPRMYIQHTSSAEQGQIYIGAVNWSLMVGVVLLVLGFESSGALASAYGVAVTGTMLMTTILVSAVILLLWKWPPLLAVPLLLGFLLVDGLYFAANVPKIIQGGAFPVIAGIVLFVLMTTWKRGKQLLVERLDEGALPLPIFISSIRVQPPHRVQGTAVFLTARSDAVPHALLHNLLHNQVLHEQVVLLTVVYEDIPRVPPQRRFEVDAYGEGFFRVILHFGFTDEPDVPLALKLCHLDDLDFSPMRTTYFLSRETVIASKLEGMARWREILFAFMLKNANGNLRFFNLPLNRVIELGTQVEM is encoded by the coding sequence ATGCTGGTCGCGGCGGTCGGAGTGGTTTATGGCGACATCGGCACGAGCCCGTTGTACACCCTCAAGGAAGTGTTTTCCGGTGCCTACGGCGTACCTGTCAATCATGATGGTGTACTGGGGATTCTCTCGCTGATTTTCTGGTCGCTGATCTGGGTCGTGTCGATCAAGTACATGATGTTCGTCCTGCGTGCCGACAACCAGGGCGAGGGCGGGATCATGGCGCTCACCGCCCTGGCGCGGCGGGCAGCGGCGGGACGGGCGAGGTTGCGCAAATTGCTGGTGGTCTGCGGCCTGATCGGCGCGGCGCTGTTCTACGGCGACAGTATGATCACGCCAGCGATCTCCGTGCTCTCGGCCATTGAAGGCCTTGGCCTGGCGTTCGAAGGCATCGATCACTGGGTGGTGCCCTTGTCGCTGGTGGTGCTGGTGGGGCTGTTCCTGATCCAGCGCCACGGCACTGCACGGATCGGCACCCTGTTTGGCCCGATCATGGTGACCTGGTTCCTGGTGCTAGGCGCCCTGGGCGTGTACGGCATCGCTCAACATCCGGAAGTGTTGCAGGCGGTGAACCCGGTCTGGGCCGTACGTTTTTTTATCGTCCATCCGGGCATGGGCGTGGCGATCCTCGGTGCCGTGGTGCTGGCGCTGACCGGCGCCGAAGCGCTGTACGCCGACATGGGGCACTTCGGCCGCAAACCGATTGCCCGTGCCTGGTTCATCCTGGTGTTGCCGGCGCTGGTGCTTAATTACTTCGGCCAGGGCGCGTTGTTGCTGGGCGACCCGGAAGCGGCGCGCAACCCGTTTTATCTGCTGGCGCCGAGCTGGGCGCTGCTCCCGTTGGTGGGCCTGTCGACCCTGGCCACGGTGATTGCCTCGCAAGCGGTGATTTCCGGTGCGTTCTCCCTGACGCGCCAGGCGATCCAGCTCGGTTACATCCCGCGCATGTACATCCAGCACACCTCCAGCGCCGAGCAGGGCCAGATCTATATCGGTGCGGTGAACTGGTCGCTGATGGTCGGTGTGGTGCTGTTGGTGCTGGGTTTCGAATCTTCCGGCGCGCTGGCGTCGGCCTACGGCGTGGCCGTGACGGGTACGATGCTGATGACCACGATCCTGGTGTCCGCCGTGATACTGCTGTTGTGGAAGTGGCCGCCGCTGCTGGCTGTTCCGTTGCTCCTCGGTTTCCTTTTGGTGGACGGCCTGTACTTCGCCGCCAACGTGCCGAAAATCATCCAGGGCGGTGCGTTCCCGGTCATCGCCGGTATTGTCTTGTTCGTGCTGATGACCACGTGGAAGCGCGGCAAACAATTGCTGGTGGAGCGCCTGGATGAAGGTGCGTTGCCTCTGCCGATCTTCATCAGCAGCATCCGCGTGCAGCCGCCGCACCGTGTCCAGGGCACCGCCGTGTTCCTGACCGCGCGTTCGGACGCTGTGCCTCACGCCCTGTTGCACAATCTATTGCACAACCAGGTGCTGCATGAGCAAGTGGTGCTGCTGACGGTGGTGTACGAAGACATTCCCCGGGTACCGCCGCAACGGCGTTTCGAGGTCGATGCCTATGGCGAAGGGTTCTTCCGGGTGATCCTGCACTTTGGTTTTACCGACGAGCCGGACGTCCCGCTGGCGCTCAAGCTCTGTCATCTCGATGACCTGGACTTCAGCCCGATGCGCACCACCTACTTCCTCAGTCGCGAGACCGTCATCGCCTCCAAGCTTGAGGGCATGGCCCGCTGGCGCGAGATACTGTTCGCTTTCATGCTGAAAAATGCCAACGGCAACCTTCGTTTCTTCAATCTGCCGTTGAACCGGGTGATTGAACTGGGGACGCAGGTGGAGATGTAG